The nucleotide sequence GACATGATCCCCGCCAAAGCCCGTCGTCGGGCTCGCCTAACAGCGAAGCCCAATGGCAGGGCATAACGGCCAAGCAGGAACTCTGAAGAAAGCCTCACGATCTGTGGCCGACCGTTGCCGGGGCGCCACTTACTCCCTTCATCCGCGATGGCGTGTCGCGGTTAATTGTCGCAATTAGTGACGACATCGCAAGCGGTTGACGGGCTGCGGGCGCGGTTTGATAATGCCGATAGCGTAGAGTAAGGTCGCCGCGGCGCGAGCTGGCATCGGCGCTATTTTGGCTGGACTGCCGTGATCTGGACTGCCGTCATTATGAAAATCCGCCTCGTATTGCTCCTCACATTGCTTTTGTCAGTCGCGTCGGTAGCCCCGTCGTTGGCCGCCGGTGAACGCTATGCGCTGGTGATTGGCAACGCGAAATATCCGGACGCCGAGGCGCCGCTGAAGGAGCCGATCAACGATGCCCGCGACATCGCCGAAGAACTCAAGCGCGACGGCTTCAATGTCGATATCGGCGAGAACCTGACCGGCGAGCAGATGCGCCGCGCCTTCGAGCGCCTGTACGGCAAGATCAAGCCGGGCTCCGTCGCGCTGATTTTCTTCTCCGGCTTTGGCGTGCAATCGAGCCGCCAGAGCTACATGATCCCGGTCGATGCGCAGATCTGGACCGAGCCGGACGTTCGCCGCGACGGTTTCAGCCTCGAAACTGTGCTGGGCGAGATCAACAGCCGCGGCGCCGGCGTCAAGATCGCGCTGATCGATGCCTCCAGGCGCAATCCGTTCGAGCGCCGCTTTCGCAGCTTTTCGGCCGGCCTTGCGCCGGTGATTGCGCCGAACGGCACATTGGTGATGTATTCGGCCGCGCTCTCGTCCGTCGTTTCCGACAATGGCAGCGACCGCAGCCTGTTCGTGAAAGAACTGCTGAAGGAAATCCGCACCCCCGATCTGATGGCGGAGGAAACGCTAAATCGCACCCGTGTCGGCGTGACCCGCGCCTCGCGCCAGGAACAGGTGCCGTGGATTTCGTCGTCGCTCGCCGAGGATTTCTCCTTCATTCCCAGCGGCTCAGGCCCGCGGCCGGCGAGCCCGCCGTCGACTCCGGTGGCCACGGCGCCTGCAACGCCACCTGCTCCCGCGCCTGCGCCTCCTGCACCTCCCCCGGTGGCCGCACCGGCACCGCCGCCTCCTCCAGCGCCAGCGAAACCGGCTGAAGCGATTCCGCCGCCTCCACCACCGGCCAAGCCGGCCGAAAGCCCAAGCCCGACCGCGGTCGCACTTAACGACGACCCGACCATCAAGAGCCTGACCGCCAAGCTCAACGATAATCCGGACGATGCGGCCGCGCTGTACCGGCGCGGGCAGGTCTATGCAAGCAAGGGCGCCTACGAACTCGCCATCAAGGACTTCAACAATTCGCTGCGGCTGAACCCGAAGGACGTGGAAGCCTTCAATAACCGCTGCTGGGCGCGCACGGTGATCGGCGACCTGCAGGCGGCCCTGAAGGATTGCAACGAGGCGTTGCGGCTACGCCCGAATTTCGTCGACGCGCTCGACAGCCGCGGCCTCGTCAACCTGAAGAGCGGCCAGAACAAGAATGCAATTGCTGATTTCGATGCCGCCCTCAAGATCAACCCGAGATTGACCTCGTCGCTGTACGGTCGCGGCCTTGCCAAGAAACGCAACGGCTCGATTCCGGAAGGCGACCTGGACATCAACAATGCGAAGGCGATGGACCCCAATATCGTCAAGGAATTTGCCGATTACGGGGTGCAGTGACGATTTTTTTTAGATGAAGGCTGACGCCCCCTCGAACCCTGTGGCGGGCGTCCAGACTAAATTAAAGCAGCCGGCCGCAACCTTAAGGTCCGGCGGCTCATTTGAATGATTGGAACCGCGCGGGAAGCCCGCAGGAGGGGACTGGCAATGGCAACTATCTCAGCAGCGAGAACCTTTACCGCAATCGTCTCGGTTGCGGCGCTCGGCGCCGCAATTTCCTTTGGTGCGGGAACCGCCCTGGCCCAGAATGTCACCGAGGATCAGATCGTCCGTGCGCTGGCACCCGAAAAAAAGCCGCTGACCCGCGGCCTTTCTACCGGTCCGCAGACCGTCGCCGACCCGGCCGTAGCCGCCGCCGAGGGCAAGTTCGTCCAGAAGATCCGCGGCCGCTCCACGCGTTCGCTTTCGATCGCCGAACGCGAAGAGATCGCCGCCATCGTCAAGGACAAGCCGAAGATCGATCTGGAGATCAACTTCGACTACAACTCGGCCGATATCAGCGCGAAGTCGATGCCGTCGGTTCAGGCGCTCGGCCGCGCACTCACCAACAATGATCTCAAAGGCTCGACCTTCGTGGTCGCGGGCCATACCGATGCGGCCGGCGGCGAAGCCTATAACCAGGACCTCTCCGAGCGCCGCGCCGACGCGATCAAGCGCTATCTCGTCGACAAATACGGCATCAACGGCACCGATCTCGTCACCGTCGGATACGGCAAGAGCAAGCTCAAGGATCCGAGCCAGCCGATGGCGGAAGTGAACCGCCGCGTCCAGGTCGTGAACATGGAAAACAAGGCCACGGCGAACGCGTCCAAGTAAGAATTGCAAGTAAGGGATTGCAAGTTAAGGGCGTGGCGTCGACCAATAGTTTCCGGCTACAATACGTCCCGCAGCCATGCGGGACGTATTCGTTTTTGGGCGCCATTGCAGGTCTTCGGCCAGCCAAATGCGCCCTGTTTGATTTGACTTCCAGTCTGGATTGATCCGGCGATGAAATTCTCCGAATACCTCAAACCTGCGCTCGGAGTGGCTTTCGTTGCCGCTCTGGCCGTCGGCTATTACTGGTTCGAACACCGTCCGCGCGCCGAAGAAAAAGACACGCCGGGCCAGGCGCTGGTGATCGTGACCAAGTCTACCAATGCCTGCTTCTCCGACATGGTGCGGGTCACCGGCTTCATCGTGCCGCGCCGCGAGGCCCAGGTCGGTGTCGACCAGGAAGGCTCACGGGTGACCGACCTGTTCGTCCGCGAAGGCGACATGGTCACCGAAAATCAGGAACTGGCGCGCCTCACCGCTCCGCCGCAGCAGCCGGGAGCCCCCGGCGGCCGAACCGGGCCGATCTCGCTGCGCGCGCCTGCGGCCGGGCTCGTCACCGAAGCCAGGACCGCGGTCGGCGCTCCCGCCTCGCCGCAGGCAGGCCCGATGTTCCGCATTTCCGTGAACAATGAAATCGAACTCGAGGCCGAAGTGCCGAGCGTTCATCTGCTCAAGCTCAATCCGGGTGCTACGGTGCGCATCAGCCGTGACGACGCACCCGACGTTGTCGGCAAGGTCCGGCAGATATCGCCGCAGATCGACCGCACGACCCAGCTCGGCAAGGTCCGGATTTCGCTGAACAACAATCCATCCCTCAAGGTCGGCATGTTTGCCCGCGCCAATATCGACGCCAAGCGTTCCTGCGGCGTCGCCGTGCCGCGCACCGCCATCGACCGCCTGACCTTGCAGGTCGTGAAAGGCAACACCATCGAGACGCGACGAGTGCGCGTCGGCCTGACCTCCGAAACCTCCACCGAAATTCTTGAAGGCCTCGACGTCGGCGAAATCGTCGTGGCCGATGCTGGTACCTCGCTGCATGACGGCGACCAGATCAAGATCATGTTCGCCGACGAACTCGAGCGCACGCGGGCACGCTAATGGCTTTGAATATCTCGGCATGGTCGATCCGGAACCCGCTGCCTTCGATCGTCTTTTCGATCATTCTCCTGGTGCTGGGCTGGGTCAGCTTCACCAAGCTCGCGGTGACGCGGTTGCCGAGCGCCGACATCCCCGTGATTTCGGTCGCTGTCGCGCAATTCGGCGCCGCGCCATCGGAGCTGGAATCGCAGGTCACCAAGACCATCGAGGACGGCGTATCCGGCGTCGAGGGCGTGCGGCATATTTCGTCGTCGATCACCGACGGCTTGTCCGTGACCACGATCCAGTTCGCGCTGGAAACCAACACCGATCGCGCACTCAATGACGTCAAGGATGCCGTCACCCGCGTTCGCGCCAACCTGCCGCAAAACGTCAACGAACCGCTGATCCAGCGTGTCGACGTGATCGGCCTGCCGATCGTCACCTATGCCGCGATCTCGCCCGGCAAGACACCCGAACAGCTTTCCTATTTCGTCGACGACGTCGTCAAGCGCGCATTGCAGGGCGTGCGCGGCGTGGCGCAAGTCGAGCGCATCGGCGGTGTCGAGCGCGAGATTCTCGTCTCGCTCGATCCCGACCGGCTGCAGGCCGCAGGCCTCACCGCCGTCAATGTCAGCCAGATCCTGCGCGGCACCAATGTCGACGTCGCCGGCGGCCGCGCCCAGATCGGCAAGAACGACCAGGCGATCCGTACGCTCGCTGGCGCCAAGACACTGAAC is from Bradyrhizobium sp. AZCC 2176 and encodes:
- a CDS encoding caspase family protein; its protein translation is MKIRLVLLLTLLLSVASVAPSLAAGERYALVIGNAKYPDAEAPLKEPINDARDIAEELKRDGFNVDIGENLTGEQMRRAFERLYGKIKPGSVALIFFSGFGVQSSRQSYMIPVDAQIWTEPDVRRDGFSLETVLGEINSRGAGVKIALIDASRRNPFERRFRSFSAGLAPVIAPNGTLVMYSAALSSVVSDNGSDRSLFVKELLKEIRTPDLMAEETLNRTRVGVTRASRQEQVPWISSSLAEDFSFIPSGSGPRPASPPSTPVATAPATPPAPAPAPPAPPPVAAPAPPPPPAPAKPAEAIPPPPPPAKPAESPSPTAVALNDDPTIKSLTAKLNDNPDDAAALYRRGQVYASKGAYELAIKDFNNSLRLNPKDVEAFNNRCWARTVIGDLQAALKDCNEALRLRPNFVDALDSRGLVNLKSGQNKNAIADFDAALKINPRLTSSLYGRGLAKKRNGSIPEGDLDINNAKAMDPNIVKEFADYGVQ
- a CDS encoding OmpA family protein, which codes for MATISAARTFTAIVSVAALGAAISFGAGTALAQNVTEDQIVRALAPEKKPLTRGLSTGPQTVADPAVAAAEGKFVQKIRGRSTRSLSIAEREEIAAIVKDKPKIDLEINFDYNSADISAKSMPSVQALGRALTNNDLKGSTFVVAGHTDAAGGEAYNQDLSERRADAIKRYLVDKYGINGTDLVTVGYGKSKLKDPSQPMAEVNRRVQVVNMENKATANASK
- a CDS encoding efflux RND transporter periplasmic adaptor subunit encodes the protein MKFSEYLKPALGVAFVAALAVGYYWFEHRPRAEEKDTPGQALVIVTKSTNACFSDMVRVTGFIVPRREAQVGVDQEGSRVTDLFVREGDMVTENQELARLTAPPQQPGAPGGRTGPISLRAPAAGLVTEARTAVGAPASPQAGPMFRISVNNEIELEAEVPSVHLLKLNPGATVRISRDDAPDVVGKVRQISPQIDRTTQLGKVRISLNNNPSLKVGMFARANIDAKRSCGVAVPRTAIDRLTLQVVKGNTIETRRVRVGLTSETSTEILEGLDVGEIVVADAGTSLHDGDQIKIMFADELERTRAR